The following proteins come from a genomic window of Paenibacillus swuensis:
- the urtE gene encoding urea ABC transporter ATP-binding subunit UrtE — translation MLTVEKLESGYGESVILRDVSLKVQPGQVVCLMGRNGVGKTTLMKSIMGLLKARKGAVSYGDRELTRRAPGVRAKQGIGYVPQGREIFGQLTVYENLLLGLEAVAGKTPRDIPAEAIEKFPVLPSMYERRGGDLSGGQQQQLAFARALASRPEVLLLDEPTEGIQPSIVEDIRDVIRGIKAEGRTGVLLVEQSLEFVRSVADYFYVMEKGTIVAEGPISALSDEIVKKHITL, via the coding sequence ATGCTCACAGTTGAGAAACTGGAATCCGGATATGGAGAAAGTGTCATTCTGCGGGATGTGTCGCTGAAGGTTCAACCGGGTCAGGTGGTGTGCCTGATGGGGCGTAACGGGGTCGGGAAGACGACGTTGATGAAAAGCATTATGGGGTTGCTGAAGGCGCGTAAAGGAGCTGTATCCTATGGTGATCGGGAGCTTACCCGCCGCGCGCCGGGGGTGCGGGCTAAGCAGGGCATCGGCTATGTGCCGCAGGGGAGAGAGATTTTCGGTCAGCTTACCGTGTACGAGAACCTGCTGCTCGGCTTGGAAGCAGTGGCGGGAAAAACGCCGAGGGATATTCCCGCGGAAGCGATTGAGAAGTTTCCTGTGTTGCCGTCGATGTATGAACGCCGCGGCGGCGATTTAAGCGGCGGTCAGCAGCAGCAGCTTGCATTTGCCCGGGCGTTGGCTTCCCGGCCGGAGGTGCTGTTGCTCGACGAGCCGACCGAAGGCATTCAGCCTTCGATCGTGGAAGATATCCGCGATGTAATTCGCGGCATCAAGGCGGAAGGCCGCACGGGCGTGCTGCTGGTGGAGCAGAGCCTGGAGTTTGTGCGGAGCGTGGCGGACTACTTCTATGTGATGGAGAAGGGGACGATCGTGGCTGAAGGCCCGATCAGCGCGCTGAGTGATGAGATTGTGAAGAAACATATTACACTGTAA
- the urtD gene encoding urea ABC transporter ATP-binding protein UrtD, which produces MNAVTEIENVTGKAVPEPKVILSCEDITVEFDGFKAVQRMSLKLQQGELRFLIGPNGAGKTTMLDVICGKTRPASGRVLFQGDIEITRKKEHQIAELGIGRKFQAPSVFAGLSVAENLELAMKQNRSVWATMRAAMTGEDQERIDRQLDRIGLRAKTAWRAGSLSHGEKQWLEIGMMLLQEPSVLLLDEPVAGMTDKETDLTGELLRDIANEHTVVVVEHDMEFVRNFASKVTVMHEGQLLKEGTMEEVQQDDRVAEVYLGKRRDAHAHS; this is translated from the coding sequence ATGAACGCGGTAACGGAGATCGAGAATGTAACTGGTAAAGCGGTGCCTGAGCCGAAGGTAATCTTATCCTGTGAAGACATCACGGTGGAGTTCGACGGGTTCAAGGCGGTACAGCGGATGAGTCTAAAGCTTCAGCAAGGGGAGCTGCGGTTTCTGATCGGTCCGAACGGAGCGGGGAAAACGACGATGCTGGATGTGATCTGCGGAAAGACGCGTCCTGCTAGCGGGCGGGTCCTGTTCCAAGGCGATATCGAGATTACGCGCAAAAAAGAACATCAAATCGCCGAGCTCGGCATCGGCCGCAAGTTTCAAGCTCCGTCCGTTTTCGCGGGACTGAGCGTAGCCGAGAATCTGGAGCTGGCCATGAAACAGAACCGTTCGGTATGGGCTACGATGCGCGCGGCGATGACCGGCGAGGATCAGGAGAGAATCGATCGGCAGCTCGATCGAATCGGACTTCGGGCCAAGACCGCCTGGCGGGCAGGAAGTTTGTCTCACGGGGAGAAACAATGGCTTGAGATCGGGATGATGCTCCTGCAGGAACCGTCCGTGTTGCTTCTCGATGAGCCTGTGGCCGGCATGACGGACAAGGAAACGGATTTGACGGGTGAGTTGCTGCGCGATATTGCCAATGAACATACCGTTGTAGTCGTGGAACATGATATGGAGTTCGTGCGGAATTTTGCCAGCAAAGTTACGGTCATGCACGAGGGACAGCTGCTCAAGGAAGGCACTATGGAAGAAGTGCAGCAGGATGACAGGGTGGCCGAGGTTTATTTGGGGAAAAGGCGGGATGCGCATGCTCACAGTTGA
- the urtC gene encoding urea ABC transporter permease subunit UrtC, with protein sequence MSSVTRVKLLVGYGAASAFLLCAPLFLNDFRLNLLAKFLAFAIVAIGLDLLWGYTGILSLGHGVFFGIGAYAMAMYLKLEASGGKLPDFMNWSGLTQLPWFWKPFEYFWFAFPMGILLPALLALMLGFFTFRNRIRGVYFTILTQALVIITVTLFVGQQAYTGGTNGVTGFKTLFGFSLASQDTKNVLYFVTVAFLVVTFLLCQALVRSRFGKVLKAIRDGENRVRFIGYNPAAYQMVAFGISAGLAGLAGMLFVLHVGIISPSMMAIVPSIEMVLWVAVGGRGTIAGAAFGAVFMNTAKSLFSENYPEVWLYFVGGLFVAVVIFLPKGILGLFPKGPELLAGGGKSSSGFRRSVAGWVSGRKRKEENA encoded by the coding sequence ATGTCTTCGGTAACAAGAGTGAAATTGTTGGTCGGTTATGGCGCGGCAAGTGCTTTTCTGCTCTGCGCTCCTTTATTTTTGAATGACTTTAGATTAAATTTGCTTGCCAAATTTTTGGCTTTTGCCATCGTTGCGATCGGTTTGGATTTGTTGTGGGGGTATACGGGGATTTTGAGCTTGGGTCACGGTGTGTTTTTCGGAATAGGCGCCTATGCGATGGCCATGTATCTGAAGTTGGAAGCCAGCGGAGGCAAGTTGCCTGATTTCATGAACTGGAGCGGATTAACGCAGCTCCCTTGGTTCTGGAAGCCGTTCGAATATTTCTGGTTCGCTTTCCCTATGGGGATTTTGCTGCCCGCACTGCTCGCGTTAATGCTTGGGTTCTTTACGTTTCGGAACCGGATCCGCGGGGTGTATTTCACAATTCTCACACAGGCGTTGGTCATCATCACGGTTACTTTATTCGTAGGTCAGCAAGCCTACACCGGCGGTACGAACGGAGTCACGGGCTTTAAGACGCTGTTCGGCTTCTCGCTTGCTTCGCAAGACACGAAGAATGTGCTGTATTTCGTCACGGTGGCGTTTCTGGTTGTGACGTTCCTGCTATGCCAAGCCTTGGTGCGGAGCCGTTTCGGCAAGGTGTTGAAGGCGATCCGTGACGGTGAGAACCGTGTTCGGTTTATCGGATACAATCCGGCTGCTTATCAGATGGTCGCTTTCGGTATATCGGCAGGCTTGGCCGGGCTCGCGGGCATGTTATTCGTCCTGCATGTCGGCATTATCTCGCCTTCCATGATGGCCATTGTACCGTCCATCGAGATGGTGTTGTGGGTCGCTGTAGGCGGACGCGGAACCATTGCAGGCGCGGCCTTCGGCGCGGTGTTTATGAATACGGCCAAAAGCTTGTTCAGTGAAAACTATCCGGAGGTATGGCTGTATTTTGTCGGAGGGTTGTTCGTGGCGGTGGTCATCTTCCTGCCTAAAGGTATCCTGGGCCTGTTTCCTAAGGGTCCGGAGTTGTTAGCCGGCGGCGGGAAAAGCTCTTCCGGATTCCGACGGTCCGTGGCCGGTTGGGTGAGCGGCAGAAAACGGAAGGAGGAGAATGCATGA
- the urtB gene encoding urea ABC transporter permease subunit UrtB, producing MDVILLQIFNGLSVSSILLLIALGLAITFGLMKVINMAHGELIMIGAYATYVTQNLFMEYMPASSFGWYFITAIPVSFIVAFVFGFVLEGVLIRFLYGRPLDSLLATWGIGMILQQLARTLFGAPNVGVKSPEWLNGGWAVTEGLVLPYKRLFIIGLVAVCLLCMFVYIYRSHTGRRMRAVMQNREMASCLGISTRRVDAMTFAVGSGIAGIAGCALTLLGPIGPAIGTYYIIDAFMVVVLGGVGKLVGTVAGALGIGLTNTLFEYWTTASLGKVLVFLLIVAFLQWRPMGLVAVRSRSLDS from the coding sequence ATGGATGTCATCTTGCTGCAAATTTTTAACGGATTAAGCGTCAGCTCGATTCTGCTGCTTATCGCTTTGGGCCTTGCAATTACATTCGGTTTGATGAAAGTCATTAATATGGCTCACGGTGAGCTGATTATGATCGGGGCTTACGCCACCTATGTCACACAGAATTTATTCATGGAATATATGCCCGCCTCATCATTCGGATGGTATTTCATTACGGCGATCCCGGTCAGTTTTATCGTCGCCTTCGTGTTCGGATTCGTGCTGGAAGGCGTTCTGATCCGTTTTCTCTACGGCAGACCGCTCGACAGCTTACTGGCTACCTGGGGAATCGGCATGATCCTGCAACAGCTGGCGCGGACGCTATTCGGAGCTCCGAATGTGGGCGTGAAAAGTCCCGAATGGCTGAACGGCGGATGGGCTGTAACGGAGGGTTTGGTCCTTCCTTACAAGCGGCTGTTTATTATCGGCTTGGTCGCCGTATGTCTGCTCTGTATGTTTGTCTATATATATCGCAGCCACACCGGACGAAGAATGCGCGCTGTTATGCAAAACCGGGAGATGGCGTCTTGTCTCGGGATCTCTACTCGCAGGGTAGACGCGATGACTTTCGCGGTTGGGTCCGGGATTGCCGGTATCGCGGGATGTGCGTTGACGTTGCTGGGTCCGATCGGTCCGGCCATTGGCACCTATTACATCATTGATGCATTCATGGTTGTTGTGCTGGGAGGCGTCGGGAAATTGGTGGGTACCGTTGCGGGAGCGTTGGGCATCGGGCTCACAAATACGTTGTTTGAATACTGGACTACCGCTTCCCTGGGGAAGGTGCTTGTGTTCTTGCTGATTGTGGCGTTTTTGCAATGGAGACCGATGGGGCTTGTGGCTGTTCGTTCACGTTCATTGGATTCATAG
- the urtA gene encoding urea ABC transporter substrate-binding protein: protein MKNKVWKGTASLLLALCLGLTGCGNGNNEGANEASTNATANASADGENGIKVGVLHSLSGTMAISEVSVKEAEMMAIDEINAAGGVLGKKIIPVVEDGASDWPTFAEKARKLIQEDKVVTVFGGWTSSSRKTMLPVFEELNSLLWYPVQYEGLESSPNIFYTGATTNQQIVPAVTYLAKDLGKKKFYLLGSDYVFPRTANKIIKAQLASEGGEMVGEEYTPLGHTDYSTIISKIKEAKPDVVFNTLNGDSNVAFFKQLKDAGISSKDLTTLSVSVAEEEIRAIGADVLEGHLTAWNYYQTTDTPENKAFVANYKKAYGEDRVTADPIEAGYTAVYLWKAAVEKAGSTDVDKVKEAAKGLEWTAPEGKVTIDGENQHISKVVRIGEVQADGLIKEVWSTGDPVKPDPYLKGYEWAKGLSE, encoded by the coding sequence ATGAAGAACAAGGTGTGGAAAGGTACGGCTTCACTGCTATTGGCATTATGTTTGGGTCTTACAGGCTGCGGCAACGGAAACAACGAGGGAGCTAATGAGGCGAGCACGAACGCGACAGCGAATGCGTCGGCGGACGGTGAAAACGGCATCAAGGTCGGCGTCTTGCATTCCCTGAGCGGAACGATGGCGATCAGCGAGGTGTCGGTTAAAGAGGCGGAGATGATGGCGATCGATGAGATCAATGCGGCAGGCGGGGTGCTGGGTAAGAAGATTATCCCTGTCGTGGAAGACGGCGCGTCCGATTGGCCTACTTTTGCGGAGAAAGCCCGTAAGTTGATTCAAGAGGATAAGGTGGTTACCGTATTCGGCGGTTGGACCTCATCCAGCCGGAAGACAATGCTCCCAGTGTTTGAGGAATTGAACAGCTTGCTATGGTACCCGGTTCAGTATGAAGGATTGGAGTCCTCTCCAAACATCTTCTACACAGGCGCAACGACGAACCAACAGATCGTGCCCGCGGTTACATATTTGGCGAAGGATCTGGGTAAGAAGAAATTCTACCTGCTGGGTTCCGATTATGTATTCCCGCGTACAGCTAACAAAATTATTAAAGCGCAACTGGCTTCCGAGGGCGGAGAAATGGTTGGCGAAGAATATACCCCGTTGGGTCACACCGATTACAGTACGATTATAAGCAAAATTAAAGAAGCCAAACCGGATGTCGTGTTCAACACGCTCAACGGGGACAGCAACGTAGCCTTCTTCAAGCAGTTGAAAGACGCGGGCATTTCGTCCAAGGATCTGACGACCTTGTCCGTGAGTGTGGCGGAAGAAGAAATTCGGGCGATCGGCGCGGATGTGCTTGAAGGACATCTGACAGCATGGAACTACTATCAAACGACGGATACGCCGGAGAACAAAGCGTTTGTTGCCAACTACAAGAAAGCATACGGCGAGGACCGGGTAACCGCGGATCCGATTGAAGCCGGTTATACGGCGGTGTACTTATGGAAAGCGGCTGTTGAGAAAGCGGGTTCCACGGATGTGGACAAAGTGAAGGAAGCGGCCAAAGGGTTGGAGTGGACGGCGCCTGAAGGCAAAGTCACGATCGACGGCGAGAACCAACATATTTCTAAAGTGGTTCGGATCGGCGAAGTTCAGGCGGACGGACTCATTAAGGAAGTTTGGTCCACAGGAGATCCTGTGAAACCGGACCCGTACCTGAAAGGTTATGAGTGGGCTAAGGGCTTAAGCGAATAA
- a CDS encoding urease subunit gamma has protein sequence MHFTEREKEKLLITVAADLARKRKARGLKLNYPEAMALIVSEIMEGARDGKTVAELMEYGGTILAREDVMEGIAEMMQEVQVEATFPDGTKLVTVHEPIR, from the coding sequence ATGCATTTTACCGAGAGAGAGAAAGAAAAGCTGCTTATCACCGTTGCTGCGGACCTGGCCCGCAAACGCAAGGCGCGCGGCTTGAAGCTGAACTATCCCGAAGCCATGGCGCTGATTGTCTCCGAGATTATGGAAGGGGCCAGGGACGGCAAGACCGTCGCCGAGCTTATGGAATACGGCGGAACGATTCTGGCCAGGGAAGATGTTATGGAAGGTATCGCGGAGATGATGCAGGAAGTGCAGGTTGAAGCTACGTTCCCGGACGGCACGAAATTAGTCACGGTTCATGAACCGATTCGATAA
- the ureB gene encoding urease subunit beta, which produces MIPGEYRTATGTLLINAGRSYVSILVCNQGDRPVQVGSHFHFYEVNRALSFERSAAFGMRLDIPSGTAVRFEPGEEKHITLVSLGGTKEVFGLNNLTGGSAQPELAQSEDIQARLKKWLGGETLG; this is translated from the coding sequence ATGATACCAGGAGAATACCGCACCGCGACGGGAACATTGCTTATCAATGCGGGGCGTTCCTATGTTTCCATATTAGTCTGCAATCAGGGCGACCGTCCTGTACAGGTTGGATCGCACTTTCACTTTTATGAAGTAAACCGGGCGTTAAGTTTCGAACGTTCCGCAGCCTTTGGCATGCGTCTGGATATCCCTTCAGGCACCGCGGTCCGCTTTGAACCCGGGGAAGAGAAGCATATTACATTGGTAAGTCTGGGCGGGACTAAGGAAGTGTTCGGGCTTAATAACTTAACCGGCGGTTCAGCCCAGCCTGAACTTGCGCAATCCGAAGACATTCAGGCCCGCCTGAAGAAATGGCTGGGAGGCGAGACCCTTGGCTGA
- the ureC gene encoding urease subunit alpha, translating into MSRAQYASIFGPTTGDAVRLADTELWAEIEQDYTIYGDECKFGGGKVIRDGMGQSSRATRKDGALDLVITNAVIIDHWGIVKADIGIRDGRIAGIGKAGNPDTMDGVHPNLIIGACTEVIAGEGRIVTAGGVDSHIHFICPQQIETALASGVTTMIGGGTGPATGTNATTCTPGAWNLHRMLESVEAFPMNIGFLGKGNSSFPEPLAEQLEAGAIGLKLHEDWGTTPASIDMCLTVAEQYDVQVAIHTDTLNEAGFVEDTLAAIKGRTIHTYHTEGAGGGHAPDIIKVAAEPNVIPSSTNPTRPFTVNTIEEHLDMLMVCHHLDSTIPEDVAFADSRIRPETIAAEDILHDLGVFSIISSDSQAMGRVGEVITRTWQTADKMRKQRGVLTESDEMTNLPEHDNFRIKRYVAKYTINPAIAHGISHIVGSVEQGKWADLVIWQPAFFGVKPEIILKGGMIAYAQMGDPNASIPTPQPVYGRPMFGAFGKAVQRTSITFISKYAYDNGVHEELGLQKRIEYVKGCRSVGKKDMIHNNGTPTIEVNPETYEVRVDGEPVTCEPAEVLPMAQRYYLF; encoded by the coding sequence ATGTCGCGAGCCCAGTATGCTTCCATCTTCGGTCCTACGACCGGCGACGCGGTACGATTGGCGGATACGGAACTGTGGGCGGAGATTGAACAGGATTACACCATATACGGGGATGAATGCAAATTTGGCGGAGGCAAGGTGATCCGGGACGGGATGGGGCAATCTTCACGCGCCACCCGCAAGGACGGCGCCCTGGATCTGGTCATTACCAATGCGGTAATTATTGATCATTGGGGCATTGTGAAAGCCGATATCGGCATCCGTGACGGCCGGATCGCGGGCATCGGCAAAGCCGGCAATCCGGACACGATGGACGGGGTTCATCCGAATCTGATCATTGGCGCTTGTACAGAGGTTATCGCCGGGGAAGGCCGCATTGTAACCGCAGGCGGAGTTGATTCACATATCCACTTCATCTGTCCCCAACAGATTGAAACTGCCCTTGCTTCAGGCGTGACTACGATGATCGGCGGCGGAACCGGTCCAGCGACGGGAACGAATGCGACAACCTGCACGCCTGGAGCGTGGAATTTACACCGGATGTTGGAATCCGTTGAAGCTTTTCCAATGAATATCGGATTTCTCGGCAAAGGCAACAGTTCCTTCCCGGAGCCGCTTGCGGAACAGCTTGAAGCCGGAGCCATCGGCCTGAAGCTCCATGAAGACTGGGGTACGACACCTGCATCAATCGACATGTGTCTGACGGTGGCGGAGCAGTACGACGTACAGGTAGCCATTCATACCGATACGTTGAACGAAGCCGGTTTCGTGGAGGATACGCTCGCCGCCATTAAAGGCCGCACCATTCATACGTACCATACCGAAGGCGCGGGCGGAGGTCATGCCCCCGACATTATTAAGGTGGCGGCCGAGCCTAACGTAATTCCGTCATCCACGAATCCCACGCGTCCCTTCACTGTAAATACGATTGAAGAGCATCTCGATATGTTGATGGTCTGTCATCACTTGGACAGCACCATCCCTGAGGATGTAGCATTCGCAGATTCACGGATTCGACCGGAAACAATCGCAGCCGAAGACATCCTCCATGATCTGGGCGTATTCAGTATCATATCTTCGGATTCACAGGCCATGGGGCGTGTTGGCGAAGTCATTACGCGGACATGGCAAACGGCGGACAAGATGCGAAAGCAGCGGGGCGTTCTGACGGAGTCTGACGAAATGACGAATTTGCCGGAGCATGACAATTTCAGAATCAAGCGCTACGTGGCCAAATATACGATCAATCCGGCGATCGCGCACGGAATTTCCCACATCGTAGGTTCCGTGGAACAAGGCAAGTGGGCCGATCTTGTTATCTGGCAACCGGCATTTTTCGGTGTGAAACCGGAAATTATTCTTAAAGGCGGTATGATTGCCTATGCGCAGATGGGCGATCCCAATGCGTCGATTCCCACACCACAACCGGTTTACGGCCGCCCCATGTTCGGAGCTTTCGGGAAGGCGGTACAGCGCACCTCCATTACGTTCATTTCCAAGTATGCATACGACAACGGAGTCCATGAAGAATTGGGCCTCCAGAAGCGCATTGAGTATGTTAAAGGCTGCCGGTCTGTCGGGAAGAAAGACATGATTCATAACAACGGGACCCCTACCATTGAGGTGAACCCGGAGACGTACGAAGTCCGTGTGGACGGAGAACCCGTTACATGCGAACCTGCTGAAGTCCTGCCCATGGCTCAGCGTTATTATTTATTCTGA
- a CDS encoding urease accessory protein UreF: protein MHSGSRLLSYVQLLDSALPIGGFSHSFGLETYVQNGQIQNMQQLEEFIRSQIHSNLVRLDGMVMKGIYTAIVQDDLWKLCLLDKIIHIQRTPRESREGMHKMGKRLLKLARTLYPWMDFKPLEKSFAQYGGYGSLPTIHAWISYHLEVDADEAVKGYLYSSVVTMVNSALRLMSIGQTDGQVLIQKLISVIDSEWEAACKEPVDHLHSFSLAHEIHSMNHETLYSRLFMS from the coding sequence ATGCACAGCGGCTCAAGATTGTTATCGTATGTTCAGTTATTGGATTCGGCCCTTCCCATCGGAGGTTTCTCGCACTCATTCGGGCTGGAAACCTATGTTCAGAATGGTCAAATTCAGAATATGCAACAACTAGAGGAATTCATCCGATCCCAGATTCACAGCAATCTGGTCCGTCTGGACGGGATGGTGATGAAAGGAATTTATACCGCAATCGTTCAGGATGATCTGTGGAAGCTGTGTCTTCTGGATAAAATCATCCACATTCAGCGCACCCCCCGGGAGTCCAGGGAGGGCATGCATAAGATGGGCAAGCGTCTGTTGAAGCTCGCCCGCACCCTGTACCCATGGATGGACTTCAAGCCGCTGGAGAAGTCGTTCGCTCAATACGGCGGCTACGGCAGCCTGCCCACCATCCATGCCTGGATTTCTTATCATCTGGAAGTAGACGCGGATGAAGCGGTTAAAGGCTATTTATACTCCAGTGTTGTAACCATGGTTAACAGCGCTTTACGGTTAATGTCCATCGGACAGACCGACGGCCAGGTGCTTATTCAGAAACTGATATCCGTCATTGATTCCGAATGGGAAGCGGCCTGCAAAGAACCTGTAGACCATCTGCATTCCTTCTCCCTTGCTCATGAAATTCATTCCATGAATCATGAGACGCTGTATTCCCGGTTATTCATGTCCTAA
- the ureG gene encoding urease accessory protein UreG — MCQGANHSHEQWVSPTVTHDRPIRIGIGGPVGSGKTALVENLSKRMRDHYSIGVITNDIYTKEDAEILIRAAALPTERIIGVETGGCPHTAIREDASMNFEAVEELESRIDDLQIIFIESGGDNLAAAFSPELVDRFIYIIDVAQGEKIPRKGGPGIMRSDLLIINKIDLAPHVGASLEVMKNDTERMRGNRPYVFSNLMSGEGLDTILHWIEHQLDASPSHEHKATSHQHG, encoded by the coding sequence ATGTGCCAAGGCGCCAATCATTCACACGAACAATGGGTCTCTCCGACCGTTACTCATGACCGTCCCATCCGAATTGGTATCGGGGGTCCTGTCGGTTCAGGCAAGACCGCGTTGGTTGAAAATTTAAGCAAGCGTATGCGTGATCACTACAGCATCGGTGTGATCACGAACGATATCTATACTAAGGAAGATGCCGAGATTTTAATTCGCGCGGCGGCGCTGCCAACAGAGCGCATTATCGGCGTTGAAACCGGCGGATGTCCGCATACGGCGATTCGCGAGGATGCTTCCATGAACTTTGAAGCCGTGGAAGAATTGGAATCCCGTATTGATGATCTGCAAATCATCTTCATCGAGAGCGGCGGCGATAACCTTGCGGCGGCATTCTCCCCGGAGCTGGTTGATCGTTTCATCTACATTATCGACGTAGCTCAGGGCGAGAAGATTCCCCGCAAAGGCGGTCCCGGCATTATGCGTTCCGACCTGCTGATCATCAACAAGATTGACCTGGCTCCGCATGTCGGGGCTTCCCTGGAAGTGATGAAGAACGACACGGAGCGCATGCGGGGTAACCGGCCGTATGTATTCTCGAACCTGATGTCAGGCGAAGGACTGGACACGATTCTGCACTGGATCGAACACCAGTTGGACGCATCTCCAAGTCATGAGCATAAAGCAACCTCCCACCAGCACGGGTAG
- a CDS encoding urease accessory protein UreD — MSIKQPPTSTGRHALLRGRFTLRGGKTVLTERFHQAPLKISKTFELSPGGELLVYMMDASPGILDGDRYEIQMHLGEGTQVYLTNQSYTKVHPTPKESSAMVQTFTLERGSMLEYFPEPLIPYADSKFRSDTVFHLSEDAVVMYGDIVTPGRIHHGEQFLYERLDSHMEAYRDGKLIAWDHFHLKPRDHRFRTLGALEHYTHAGALWIFAPGVNEEILRELRAHFPAEGLLIGASLTAEQGLLVRMLGTQVWKLQETMQTLAGLCRKLLLDKEPHRIRR, encoded by the coding sequence ATGAGCATAAAGCAACCTCCCACCAGCACGGGTAGACACGCTTTGCTCCGCGGCCGGTTCACGCTCCGCGGCGGCAAGACCGTGCTGACCGAGCGCTTTCATCAAGCGCCGCTGAAGATTTCCAAGACGTTCGAGCTCTCCCCCGGAGGAGAGCTCTTGGTCTATATGATGGATGCGTCACCGGGCATTCTCGACGGGGACCGCTACGAAATTCAGATGCACTTGGGCGAAGGCACGCAAGTATACCTGACGAACCAGTCCTATACGAAGGTGCACCCGACGCCCAAGGAATCGTCTGCAATGGTGCAGACGTTCACGCTAGAACGAGGATCCATGCTTGAATACTTTCCTGAGCCGCTCATCCCCTATGCGGACAGCAAGTTCCGCTCCGATACCGTCTTTCACCTAAGCGAGGATGCGGTCGTGATGTACGGGGATATTGTGACCCCCGGCCGTATCCATCACGGGGAACAATTTCTTTATGAGCGCCTGGACAGTCATATGGAAGCTTACCGCGACGGGAAGTTAATCGCTTGGGATCATTTTCATCTGAAACCGCGAGACCACCGATTCCGCACCCTGGGCGCGTTGGAGCATTACACGCACGCAGGGGCGCTATGGATCTTCGCTCCTGGCGTTAATGAGGAAATCCTTCGTGAGCTTAGAGCCCATTTCCCCGCGGAAGGTTTGTTGATCGGCGCAAGCTTAACCGCTGAACAAGGTTTGCTAGTCCGCATGCTGGGCACACAAGTATGGAAGCTTCAGGAGACCATGCAAACGCTCGCAGGGCTTTGCCGAAAGCTGCTGCTCGATAAAGAACCTCACCGAATAAGAAGATAA
- a CDS encoding GGDEF domain-containing protein, with protein sequence MMKDLFTNFSILISLMFLSSQLFHWKPVEKLSSLHKKIIAGVMAGVLGNVLMQNTIQIQEGVFVDMRIIPIAIIALHGGIVSGFIGCFLISLGRLALFDMNSAAVIAVIHIFLLMLIGTRLAKLRAHDWLKFFYLMLTWAVTGFISLSLATQNVPKVLSFFGPYVAAVAGSAFMSYYLVRFLYQSHMAIERFREHATRDFLTGLNNVRMFDDMFNSSINWAERRGEKLSLLLLDIDYFKKINDNFGHITGDEVLHQLGHLLPGVARPFDTISRNGGEEFTVLLPDCPHVQAIEVGERIRKAVENHIFKIELTGEQIHVTVSVGVSTYKDTVFQPEMVYKEADEALYLAKKSGRNRVCSLRYHGLSPNTI encoded by the coding sequence ATGATGAAAGACCTATTTACCAACTTCTCCATCCTCATTTCCCTGATGTTTCTCAGCTCTCAGTTATTTCACTGGAAACCTGTAGAAAAACTCTCATCCCTGCACAAAAAAATCATTGCGGGCGTTATGGCCGGCGTGCTTGGGAATGTGCTCATGCAGAATACGATTCAAATTCAGGAAGGTGTATTCGTGGACATGCGAATCATACCGATTGCTATTATAGCGTTACACGGCGGGATCGTATCCGGATTTATCGGCTGCTTCCTGATTTCCCTTGGCAGGCTGGCGCTCTTCGATATGAATTCGGCTGCCGTCATCGCCGTGATACACATCTTTCTTCTTATGCTCATCGGAACCCGTCTGGCTAAACTGCGCGCGCATGATTGGCTTAAGTTTTTTTATCTCATGCTGACTTGGGCCGTAACCGGATTTATCTCACTTAGTCTGGCTACACAGAATGTACCTAAAGTATTGAGCTTTTTCGGGCCCTATGTTGCGGCGGTGGCAGGCAGCGCGTTTATGTCCTATTACCTGGTAAGATTTTTGTATCAATCGCACATGGCCATCGAGCGTTTCCGCGAGCATGCTACCCGGGATTTTCTCACGGGGCTCAACAATGTGCGGATGTTCGACGACATGTTTAACAGCTCCATTAACTGGGCTGAACGCAGAGGCGAGAAGCTTTCATTATTATTGCTCGACATCGATTATTTCAAAAAAATCAACGATAATTTCGGTCATATTACCGGGGATGAAGTTCTGCACCAGCTGGGACATTTGTTACCGGGCGTCGCCCGCCCTTTTGACACGATTTCCAGAAACGGCGGCGAGGAATTCACAGTGCTGTTGCCTGATTGTCCTCACGTACAAGCCATTGAAGTGGGGGAACGCATTCGCAAAGCGGTAGAAAACCATATCTTCAAAATCGAGCTCACCGGAGAACAGATTCATGTGACGGTGTCGGTTGGCGTATCGACCTACAAAGATACGGTGTTTCAGCCGGAGATGGTGTATAAGGAAGCGGATGAGGCATTGTATTTGGCCAAAAAAAGCGGACGCAACCGAGTATGTTCTCTGCGCTATCACGGTTTGAGTCCCAATACAATATGA